The following proteins come from a genomic window of Flavobacterium eburneipallidum:
- a CDS encoding helicase HerA-like domain-containing protein encodes MNTKENFAKHINDGYISKGESIVLGSALLDGDVIGDAHIKIPLKTLNRHGLIAGATGAGKTKTIQVLSEQLSSFGIPVLMMDIKGDFSGIAKEGEEKSFITERHTKINIPYNVSAFPVELMSLSEQNGVRLRSTISEFGPVLFSRILDLNDTQAGVISIIFKYCDDNKMALLDLKDIKKVINYITEEGKAEIEESYGKISTSTTGTILRKIIELEQQGADLFFGEMSFDIDDLMRIDENGKGYINIIRLNDIQDKPKLFSTFMLSLLAEIYQQMPEKGDADQPELVIFIDEAHLIFKEASKTLLEQIETIVKLIRSKGVGIYFITQNPMDVPSGVLAQLGLKIQHALRAFTANDRQAIKQTADNYPSSDYYKTDELLTSLGIGEALVTALSEKGTPTPLAATMLRAPMSRMDILTESEIQEINNKSKLVKKYSELIDRESAYEMLNKKIAAVEEEVAQQEDEKATEKEEKQTSKTTETVTKSVLKVLTSATFIRGAFSVLNKLLRK; translated from the coding sequence ATGAACACTAAAGAAAACTTTGCAAAACACATAAACGACGGCTATATTTCAAAAGGAGAAAGCATAGTTCTGGGCAGTGCGTTGCTCGACGGAGATGTTATAGGTGATGCTCATATAAAAATTCCTCTAAAAACTTTAAACCGTCACGGACTAATTGCTGGAGCTACTGGAGCAGGTAAAACTAAAACTATTCAAGTACTTTCTGAACAATTGTCCTCATTTGGAATTCCCGTTCTAATGATGGACATCAAAGGAGATTTTAGTGGTATTGCCAAAGAAGGAGAAGAGAAGTCTTTTATCACAGAAAGACATACCAAAATTAATATACCTTATAATGTATCGGCTTTTCCAGTAGAACTAATGAGTTTGTCCGAACAAAATGGCGTTCGATTGCGATCTACTATTTCGGAATTTGGTCCTGTATTATTTTCGAGAATTCTTGACTTGAATGATACGCAAGCAGGAGTTATCTCGATAATTTTTAAATACTGTGACGATAACAAGATGGCTCTTTTGGATTTAAAAGACATCAAAAAAGTAATCAACTATATTACCGAAGAAGGGAAGGCTGAAATTGAAGAAAGCTATGGCAAGATTTCAACATCTACAACTGGAACAATTTTGCGTAAAATAATTGAACTCGAGCAACAAGGAGCCGATTTGTTTTTTGGCGAAATGTCATTCGATATTGATGACTTAATGCGTATTGACGAAAACGGAAAAGGATACATTAATATCATTCGTTTGAACGATATTCAAGACAAGCCCAAACTATTTTCAACTTTCATGTTGAGTTTACTAGCTGAAATATACCAACAAATGCCTGAAAAAGGAGATGCTGACCAACCCGAATTAGTGATTTTTATTGATGAAGCGCATTTAATTTTTAAAGAAGCTAGTAAAACTTTGCTAGAACAAATTGAAACCATCGTAAAATTGATTCGTTCCAAAGGTGTTGGTATTTATTTTATTACCCAAAATCCAATGGATGTTCCGAGTGGAGTTTTGGCACAATTAGGCTTAAAAATCCAACACGCTTTAAGAGCATTTACTGCCAACGATCGTCAAGCCATCAAGCAAACGGCAGATAATTATCCGTCTTCTGATTATTATAAAACAGACGAATTATTGACTAGTCTAGGAATTGGCGAAGCATTAGTTACAGCCTTGAGTGAAAAAGGAACTCCTACTCCACTAGCCGCAACCATGTTACGAGCACCAATGAGTAGAATGGATATTTTGACAGAAAGCGAAATTCAGGAAATCAATAACAAATCGAAATTGGTCAAAAAATACAGCGAACTTATTGACCGTGAAAGTGCTTATGAAATGTTGAATAAAAAAATTGCAGCTGTAGAAGAAGAAGTTGCTCAACAGGAAGACGAAAAAGCGACCGAAAAAGAGGAAAAACAAACTAGCAAAACTACTGAAACAGTAACAAAATCAGTACTGAAAGTATTGACGAGTGCTACTTTTATTCGTGGAGCCTTTAGCGTTTTGAACAAACTGCTACGTAAATAA
- a CDS encoding YMGG-like glycine zipper-containing protein → MKTLSLTFMILLFISCQNQQKVDVEKVKKATIDSMKIEIAKQKTIDSMQLEITKIQEEKELPQNVTVVNQPATTAATPAKKKGWSGTAKGAVIGAGVGAATGAIVSKKKGQGAIIGGLVGAGVGAGTGAIIDDSKK, encoded by the coding sequence ATGAAAACGCTATCCCTTACATTTATGATATTGCTATTTATTTCTTGTCAAAACCAACAAAAGGTTGATGTAGAGAAAGTAAAAAAAGCCACCATAGATTCTATGAAAATAGAAATTGCAAAACAGAAAACTATTGATTCAATGCAATTGGAAATAACAAAAATCCAAGAAGAAAAAGAACTTCCGCAAAATGTAACGGTAGTCAATCAGCCAGCAACAACTGCGGCAACTCCTGCTAAAAAGAAAGGTTGGAGCGGCACGGCAAAAGGAGCTGTAATCGGAGCAGGTGTGGGTGCGGCAACTGGAGCAATTGTTAGTAAGAAAAAAGGACAGGGAGCCATAATTGGTGGTCTTGTTGGTGCTGGAGTTGGCGCAGGGACAGGAGCAATTATCGATGATAGTAAAAAATAA
- the queA gene encoding tRNA preQ1(34) S-adenosylmethionine ribosyltransferase-isomerase QueA: protein MKLSHFQFNLPKELLAEYPAENRDESRLMVIDRKKGTIEHKMFKDVIEYFDEGDVMILNNTKVFPARLYGNKEKTGARIEVFLLRELNAEQRLWDVLVDPARKIRIGNKLYFGDDDSLVAEVIDNTTSRGRTLRFLYDGSYEEFRNKLTELGETPIPKYINRDVTPEDADRYQTIYAKEEGAVAAPTAGLHFSKHLLKRLEIKGVKFAEVTLHVGLGTFNPVEVEDLSKHKMDSEELKITQEACDVVNEAKGKRKRICAVGTTSMRAIESSVSSQRTLNPFDGWTNKFIFPPHDFSVATCMITNFHTPKSTLLMMISAFCGHDLMKKAYEEAIKEEYKFYSYGDAMLII from the coding sequence ATGAAATTATCACATTTTCAATTCAATTTACCAAAAGAACTTCTTGCAGAATACCCAGCCGAAAACAGAGACGAATCTCGTTTGATGGTAATTGATCGCAAAAAAGGAACTATAGAACACAAAATGTTCAAAGACGTTATCGAATATTTTGATGAAGGCGATGTTATGATTCTTAATAACACCAAAGTTTTTCCAGCACGTTTATACGGAAATAAAGAAAAAACGGGTGCTAGAATCGAAGTTTTCTTGTTGAGAGAATTAAATGCAGAACAAAGACTTTGGGATGTATTGGTAGATCCAGCACGTAAAATCAGAATTGGAAACAAATTATACTTTGGTGATGACGATTCATTAGTGGCCGAAGTAATTGACAATACTACCTCTCGTGGAAGAACATTACGTTTCTTGTATGACGGTTCGTATGAAGAATTCAGAAATAAATTGACAGAATTAGGAGAAACTCCAATTCCAAAATATATCAATAGAGACGTAACTCCAGAAGATGCGGATCGTTACCAAACCATTTATGCCAAAGAAGAAGGAGCTGTTGCAGCACCAACTGCTGGTTTGCACTTTTCTAAACATTTGTTGAAAAGACTGGAAATTAAAGGGGTGAAATTTGCAGAAGTAACACTTCACGTAGGTTTAGGAACTTTTAATCCAGTTGAGGTGGAAGATTTATCTAAACACAAAATGGATTCAGAAGAGTTGAAAATTACTCAAGAAGCCTGTGATGTTGTGAACGAAGCTAAAGGGAAAAGAAAACGCATTTGTGCTGTAGGAACAACTTCTATGCGTGCGATTGAAAGTTCGGTTTCTTCACAAAGAACCTTAAATCCGTTTGATGGTTGGACTAATAAATTTATTTTTCCTCCACACGATTTTAGTGTAGCGACTTGTATGATTACTAACTTTCACACACCAAAATCAACTTTATTAATGATGATTTCTGCTTTTTGTGGACACGATTTGATGAAGAAAGCGTATGAAGAAGCAATCAAAGAAGAATATAAATTTTACTCTTATGGCGATGCGATGTTAATCATCTAA
- the aroA gene encoding 3-phosphoshikimate 1-carboxyvinyltransferase: MNLQLQSAICNLQSAISITGSKSETNRLLLLQALFPNISLANTSNSDDSEVMQKALKGNQEIVDIHHAGTAMRFLTAYFAVNESREVVLTGSQRMTERPIKVLVEALQQLGAQISYEKEEGYPPIRIKGQKITANKVSIPANVSSQYISALLLVAPKLENGIELTLVGEITSIPYIKMTLALLNDLNIETSFEGNVINVYPKQEVETKVMTVESDWSSASYFFSLASLSDEASISISSYKETSLQGDSALVQLYSEMGIESKFENNQLTLTKQSNFTLKDVTFDLNNTPDIAQTIVVTCLGLGIGCHLTGLHTLKIKETDRLEALRIELTKLGANISVTNESLTLVASKDINHNVKIATYNDHRMAMAFAPLALKVPIIIENAEVVSKSYPDFWTDLKKLGFKISEI, translated from the coding sequence ATGAATTTACAACTACAATCTGCAATCTGCAATCTGCAATCTGCAATCTCAATAACGGGTTCTAAAAGTGAAACCAACAGACTATTATTATTACAGGCTTTGTTTCCGAATATTAGTTTAGCCAATACTTCCAATTCTGATGACAGCGAAGTAATGCAAAAAGCATTAAAAGGGAATCAAGAAATTGTAGATATTCATCATGCAGGAACGGCAATGCGTTTTCTTACCGCTTATTTTGCTGTAAATGAAAGTCGTGAAGTAGTTTTGACAGGTTCACAAAGAATGACTGAAAGACCAATAAAAGTTTTGGTAGAAGCTTTGCAACAATTAGGAGCGCAAATTTCTTATGAGAAAGAAGAAGGTTATCCGCCAATTCGAATCAAAGGACAAAAAATCACGGCAAATAAAGTAAGTATTCCAGCTAATGTAAGTAGTCAATACATTTCGGCCTTGTTGCTAGTAGCTCCAAAGTTAGAAAATGGAATTGAATTGACTTTGGTGGGCGAAATCACTTCTATTCCATATATCAAAATGACTTTGGCTTTGTTGAATGACTTGAACATTGAAACCAGTTTTGAAGGCAATGTCATCAATGTATATCCAAAACAAGAAGTTGAAACAAAAGTAATGACAGTAGAATCCGACTGGAGTTCAGCATCTTACTTTTTTAGTTTGGCGTCTTTGTCAGATGAAGCATCTATAAGTATCAGCAGTTATAAAGAAACGAGTTTGCAAGGAGATTCAGCTTTGGTACAATTGTATTCGGAAATGGGAATAGAATCGAAGTTCGAAAACAATCAATTGACATTAACTAAACAATCAAATTTCACGCTGAAAGATGTGACTTTCGATTTGAATAATACGCCAGATATAGCCCAAACTATTGTAGTAACTTGTCTTGGATTAGGAATTGGTTGTCATTTGACAGGACTTCATACCTTGAAAATAAAAGAAACCGACAGATTAGAAGCACTTCGAATTGAATTGACAAAATTAGGAGCTAACATTTCAGTAACAAATGAGAGTTTAACGCTTGTAGCTTCAAAAGATATAAATCATAATGTGAAAATTGCTACTTATAACGACCATAGAATGGCAATGGCATTCGCACCATTAGCTTTAAAAGTGCCAATTATTATCGAAAACGCCGAGGTAGTTTCAAAATCCTATCCTGATTTTTGGACGGATTTGAAAAAATTAGGTTTCAAAATTTCTGAAATATAA